The Cloeon dipterum chromosome 3, ieCloDipt1.1, whole genome shotgun sequence genome includes a region encoding these proteins:
- the LOC135940663 gene encoding protein lethal(2)essential for life-like: protein MTTVTDLPSLLEDMMKPSSSLFDADFDLNLLKNDEVLRALMPTHGVTTLRCANFQKRRFSDKTICDESNLPTVDASGFHVNVDMKAFKEEEIVVKTSGNQLIVEGKQEEVQGAKGTLRRHFVRRYVIPEHVDLEKVECRLTEDGFLAVNVPLKETVPSIAEEERVIPIISATQDKVEKPEGDAEKEEPAEEGEDHEDAQEEGGCENPQI, encoded by the exons ATGACTACTGTGACTGACCTGCCGTCGCTGCTGGAGGACATGATGAAGCCCTCAAGCAGTTTGTTTGACGCGGACTTTGACCTGAACCTGCTGAAGAACGACGAGGTGCTGCGGGCGCTGATGCCGACGCACGGTGTCACCACGCTGCGCTGCGCCAACTTCCAGAAACGCCGCTTTTCGGACAAGACCATTTGCGACGAGTCCAATCTCCCCACCGTCGACGCAAGCGGCTTTCAC GTGAATGTGGACATGAAGGCGTTCAAAGAAGAGGAGATAGTGGTGAAGACGTCGGGCAACCAGCTGATCGTGGAGGGCAAGCAAGAGGAGGTGCAGGGCGCAAAAGGCACATTGAGGCGTCACTTCGTGCGCCGCTACGTCATCCCCGAGCACGTCGATCTGGAGAAGGTCGAGTGCAGACTGACTGAGGATGGATTTCTGGCGGTGAATGTGCCGTTAAAGGAAACCGTGCCATCCATTGCTGAGGAGGAGAGGGTCATTCCCATCATTTCGGCTACGCAGGATAAGGTTGAGAAGCCGGAGGGGGATGCTGAGAAAGAGGAACCTGCGGAAGAGGGCGAAGATCACGAAGACGCACAAGAGGAAGGAGGGTGTGAAAATCCTCAAATTTAG